The DNA region GAACCTGGCCATTATCTCCTCAAACTTTAACGGAAAATCTGGTTCTTGAGGACATTCAACAAAACTAGATCCTCGATTTTGTTTCTCACTAGTTGACACTTGATGAATGCCAGCAGTAACATGCAATGTCTCCAGTAAAGCTACATTTTTCAGCCTTTTGCGCTTGGAGAAATCTTCAACTGTTTGGTTTGCCTTAGTCACAGATGCCACTGAGTTACAATTTTCCACAGAATGTTTTCTTAGTTCATCGCTCGTTGGAAAGCTCTGGTGGCAAGAGGGGCAATGGTCTTTCATTATCCACACCAGTTCTAGGCACTCACATCTACAAAGTTGACCATTCTGACTTCCCCTGGAATCCAGATCTTGAACTGAGCATGGACCAAACTTTTTTTCCAAAATGTCCATGGCCTTTGTAGACAGAAAATTGGAAGATGTTGCCTTTCTTTTAACCCCGGGAATCAATTGACTTGATTCTCCTTTGCGCAGGATGTGTTTTTCAGCATATTCTGAGTCTTTCATTTTGTTACTTTTCAACTGTAAAATTGACTCTTTCAGTTCTTTCTCGCAAGCATTATTTTCATTGAGCCATCCAAGTAATCTGTCAATTTCACTATCGAATTCATACAACATCCAATTATCAGGATCAGGGATACCCATGAACTCTTCAAAATAACTCTTTTTGGATGACAAGCTCCCGTTAGCTATAATCCATGGGAGAGCACGGGGCCAATAAAAGACCCAGTAAGCTCTGCCATTAGCATCTCGTCCCAACAAATCCTTTCGAAGAGATACCTTAAGAATCTCGGATTCTACAGAAGCAATCGACCCCAGAAGGTTGGAAATACTATTTCTTATGTTACCCAACTTAAGGACATTGTCTTGCAACTCACGAGACTCGTGTTCTGTTACATGGTCGCTAGTGGAGCCCGACAAATTATGGCCAGGAATCAGCTGAGTAGTAGATATTAGGGCACCATGAGAATCTTTATGAACAAGCTGCTGATATTGGGGTTGGTTCAATGCATCAGATGTTTTTCCCCTTGAACTGTTTTCAACATTAACCAGAGACGATGATGCATCTGATTTCAGATCTCCAACCACATTACTCACAGTAGAATTTGTTTTCGCTATGTTCAAGACCAAAGTTTCTTccttaaatttttgaatttgaagTTCTTCAGTGAGAGAACGCAGTCTATTCTGCAAGTCACCAGGCCGAGAGGCACACTGGTCCATGTGGTTGCGGACCATAGCAGAATTTAGAGCCTCGTCAAACAAGAATTTCGTGAAGAACATCCTCTGTAACAACAACGAAACacacaaaaaaattgaaattttgttaAAAGAAgcaatctcaagaacatatgaaGCGTGACACAAGACAAGACATATTAAGGACAAACCTCTTCTAGTGTAAACTCCCAATACTCCTTTATCTCCATCAGGTTTGCTAATCGAGCTAGTGAATCCAAAAACTTGCATTTGAATTCTCCCTTATCTCCATTTTTTCTAGGTTGATTAGTAACTGATCCACAGGTTGTACGGCGAGAATGACCAGAAACACAAGATGGGCAGTACCAATTTCCTTTCGGAATTCTCAGAAGTGGAGGATTCAAGCAATATCTATGGTACTCAGAATCACATCTATCGCACaacagaacattgtcatcatCTTTGTCCATGCCACAGACCTTGCAGATTCCCTCCTCCCAGGGAGCTCTAGGAAGCGAGCTCTTCATGACATTGGCAAGTAAAGCTTCTCTCTCATTTACCGCATCGGCACTTGAACCATTTACATCTTGAAACTCGGCAACTTTATCAACAAGGGTTAGCACCTGGGAGAACAAAAAAGCATGATAATCTCAGGTAGAGAATCAATCGAAGTAATTATTCTATAGATGAGGGCAGCCTCAAAATTTTCACATTTTATGACAAAGCCAGTCGATTCAAGCAAATAACACAGTTAACTCCTGTTACAAAGTCGATGCCAATTATATCATATAATCTAAAGATTCTAATAAGTTGTATTACAAGAAATGACCTCCTGACGTTCAATGCTTAGATTTCCAGATAAAAAGGCCAAGAAAAATGGTGCAGGACCCAAAGAAAAACTTCCAAACAATTGTGCTTCTCGTTCCACATTTTAGAGAGAAGACAAAGGAAAAGGTCCATAATTCTTTTGCGCATTTATTATCAACATGATTTAGATTTgatgaaatcataaatcaatgAACCAAAGATAGAATGGCAGTTTGAATTGTTTGAACTTTGAAGGACATCCCACGAGCTCAAGCATGTAACATAGAAAACTTATTTCTCCACAAGGATTATCAGATGGTGACTGACAGTGAAAAACaatacattttaaaaagaaaaaacaacCTCTTTCTCATACAGCTCTTCAAACTTTTGAGATAAGTTTTCAGCCAATTTAATCAAATCAGATCGATCACCATAAGCAGTACGTATGTTGCGCCAAACCTACAAAAAATGGGGAAAAAAGTGAATCAGAAATGATAGAATTTCAAGAACTAGGTCAGGTAAACACAAATTTCAGCAAAGAAATATATAAGCTGGGAGGAAAAAGAACAAAGGCAATTACATGTGTAGACTAACGATACACCACTTCGTAAATAAGTTTTAAGACCTGGTGATTATTAGCCAATAGGCTTTAAAATCAAGTTGGGACAGTAAAAATGATGATACAACACCATGTGGTAACTGACAGAGCATGAGGCAAGCCTTAGAAACTTAGTACATAAAGCAATGGAAAAGTAAAACATCAGTGAGCTGACACATGGAAGAATGATGCCAATAAAAGAATTATGGTTACCTCCCGGACGTCATCGATAAATGCTTCATGAGATCCATCATAAGCTCCAGCAGCCAATCTTAGATCTATAGTCCTAAAATCCAGGGGGCGAGATACCATTGCAGGATAACCAAGAAGTCCTTCATCATCAGCGTCATTAGGGTTCAAAACAGCCCTTCCCAGCAGATTGCAGAACACTCTATCTTCATCTGTAGCAACAGAATGCCGTAGCACCATACGACACTGTTTATTGACCAGATCAGTCAGATACACCTTACTTCTCACCTTTTCTTTCTTCTCAGTTTTCTGTTGCTGCGGAACTTCACTGCTTACTTTGGTCAGTACGGAGATGACTGCTCTCTGcattaaataaatttgaaacAAACGGCAAAAACACGACTTACAAAAagaattttcctttttcaaaaaataatcatCAAATGTCAGCAACAGATAAGACATTACCTTTGTTGGCCCAGATGCATTACCCTTGTAAACTTCCTTGCTGATAGAGTGCTCTAACATTTTTTTAGCCCATTCAGGTGGGTTCTTTAGTAAAGCTTCATTGACACACCGTCTGATCCGGGCCCCAACATTTGTGGGTAGCTTTCTCACAGGCTCAAGCACTTGTGCCCACTCAGGGACAGCATCATCTTCAGCTTCAATTGTTTGAGCCCCTTCATCTTCAGACTCACTCTCAGTTCCCCCAACAATCTCAATTTTACACTTCAATGAACCAAATATTTCCATAATGGCATCGGCCAGAACCTGCCacgtaaaaaaaaacattaaaatctAGTTACTATTTCTATCATTTAGTTTCTTATATTGACGAAGAGGTTAATTCTCAATATTTTTTAGCACGAAATATTAAACAATGATGCTTATTCTCCACAGATGGTTATAATAATCATAGTATTAGAAACATCATGTCTAACAAGACAAAAGAACAAACTCTAAAAGGGCTTAAATGAATTCAGACACATAAAAACTGGGTTAAAAGTTAAAAATTTGATTAACATTAATCAGTGTGAATCCTACCACTGCATCCCCTTCTAGAGCAGCTATGCCAGAAAGTGAGCCACAAAGTATACCACCATCACCACGTAAACAATGGAAAACCTTCCCGCTCTCACGGCTAGCAATCTCGGTTGAATCAAGATTAGCCTCCATGGAATACACAGATAAAATATATCTACGAGCAATTTCAGGCCACGTAAGTTCATTAACAGGCAGTACGTCAAGCTGTGCTTTCTTTAAAGCAGCTGAACAATCCAAGTCTTTCTTCTTGCCACGTCTTGATTTAGATTCTCCTGCGTCAAAATTAGGGCATGCATACACGACCACTTTTGACAGCAGCTCACTCAAGAGTATTTTCAGCAGTGAACCATAGATATTGGCCAGAAGAAGACCGGTATTTCTTCCAGCTCTAGCTTGAGAAACCTTCACGCCTTTTTTCAAGAGAACATCATCCCCAGTATCCACAGTTTCAAGTTCAAAGTTCAAAGCACAGCGGTCTAACCAAGGGCTTAGAAGTTCAGATTCAAGATCCTGAAAAGAAAATGACTGTCCAAGCCCCAGGACCTCTAAGAAGCGCCATGCAAGCTCCCAGGCCTGACAACAGATGGAGAAAATAATAAGCATGCACAAAGAAAAATTCAATACCACACAAAGTAATTAATTGTTACCTGCAAGGCATCACCAATCAAGTACGAAGGAAGCCTTGTGCTAAGTGGATTGCCAGGAGGACAGGAATCCCGCATTAAAAATTTCTCCATGCCACCTGATTGCAGTCGCCATCTCTTAGAAGTTCGAAATGCACTATTGGTGTTCTGTTCAACCTGGAGAAACCCACTTCCGACTGATTGGAGGCTTGAGTTATGCTTTCTATCTTTCAGATTTTTATATTCCAAACATGCAGTAACTCCTGGCAGTTGTTCGATAATTTCCTGAACAAAGTCTACGCTAAATCCAAACCTTTCCAGTTTTAACCATGTTAGAAGAAGTTCACAAGCCGTGTTAAAATCTGACTCATTCTGAATCAGTCGAGGGACATTGATAGGACCACTCCAGTAGGAATATCTAGATAAAGAATCTCTACTGTCCAGATTTTCATTGTTCATTTCATATATATCGTGCCCACAGAAAAACTTAACAGCACCAGTTTGTTTAAACACCTCATGGAAAGCATACATAAAAGCTTCAGAGACCATTTCCCAAACAGATGATGTTGATCTGCCCTCTAATTGAAATTCCCCAATGACACCACTATGTCCTAGCTCACCTATTGAATTTCCAGCCCGCGGGAGTTTGCATTCCAAATTTGAATTGGAAGATGTATTTTGCCCAGAACAGTAAACCACATTGTTGCTCCTTGACACAGAAACACAATTATCAAGACATGGTGGACTGTGTTCATTCAGTAGTGTTATTATAGAAAGATCATCATCATCAACCAGCGGGGATGTGGCTAATTCATCTAAACCCATTCTGTCATTTCCTTTGCTAGGAACTGAATTAGTCCGTGAGAGGATAGCTGAACCCACTGGAATAAACTGTGTGGTACATGGGAATCTGTGAACCTTGAAAGTAGGACCCCGTTCACCACCATCTAAAACATCACATACAAAGAGGGACCCTGTAATCTTATCATGCCAGCTACATTTGTAACCAACTGGCCAGATTTGGTTGGTATTATGATATGCTGGCCGCGGATCAATATTGCCAGCTGATAAAAGACAGAAATCCTGAAACTGAATTGGGAAGCCATCCTGGAAAATTACAATGACCAGTCAGAAAAACTCAAACTTTTGGCATGTAAGCAAATATGGTCAGGTATTAATTGCCCCATGACTAGCACAGATGAATCAGTTATCTATGACAACGGGTGACTTCATTAGGTTCAGATATTTTGAGGAAGAGTACCTTAACTCTTTTACAGTTTCTGAGTTCGGTTTCATGagtttttataatattaatgACTACCAAATACACATATGCGTCAGGTGGTATTGGAACTCAATTCACTTTAACCAAAACTCTTTCAAGCATACAAGGTACTCGGAAGCTGATATATTACAAAGTTATCCATGCGAACTTAAAACAATAATACTTACGTGGACATAATCCCCTTGGCTACCATTTCCTGAAAATACCAGTTTCTGTGTGTTGAGTTCTGGTTCTTTGCAGTTCCGGGAGGAGGCAAAAGCTGAGGATTCCTTCTGAGCTGCTTTGTTATAGCTCAATGGAATTCCTAAATGGCTAGCAACATCCTCCATTGACTTGAACCTCCGTCCATCAGGTGCCACGTAAATAGCAGAGGTTCTAAATCTTCTATCGCAGAAATCAAATTCAACATGCCAACCTTCTCCTAGTTCACCTTTTCTTTCAGTAATGTACCGTCTAAGAATTTGTAGGTACAGCATGTTTGGAATCTGAGGGCATATCAATGGAGAATGGCAAGCCAGGGCACGCCCATCAACTCTGGATTTCCTGAAAATTGTACCCAAGTTTGCATCAGAACGAAGTTTTCCTTCATTGTATCTTCCTATCTATAATTTGTAGCAGCACACAGGTTCATCGAATACAACAAAGAAGAATGGGGAAAAGCCTATATTTTGCAAATCATAAACACATACTGATAACGGTTGAAAGGTCGCTGAAATCTGCAATAAAAAAAGAAAGcaattaagaaattatttaggGTGTACGGTGTCACGAGAATCAGACCGTGAGACTAATTATCATAACATCATAGATGTCGAAAGGACATAAAGAAGACAACATAAAGCACAACGGGTGGGTATTGCTTGGACAAGAGCATGAGATCAAAGTGTGCAACACAATGACACGTCCATTGATAACACTGGGGACAAAGTTATCAAAACAGCGTCTCATTTATGTCTGCATAATTGAATACATCTTCAAACACGCAAAGAAATAATTACATGTAGCTCTAAACATGTAGTGAAATTTAAAACAGAGGTAAATAATATTCAAAGAAAAATACAGCAACTTATTTAAACACAAGCAAAATGTTGTAAAATGATGATTAGAATAATGTTATTCTAGTTACAGAAATCGAATTTTAAGAACATAATAAATCAGAAAAAGGAAGTTTGAAAGTCCCAATTACTCCAAGAGGAACACAACTGTTCCACAATTGTCAATGATGAAAGTTGTATTATTGTTATATAATCTTCTCGATTCCAATTATATAAGACCGAATCAAGACTTGAAGTGAATATCATCCATTAACTTCAACCAACTCTGATGAGTTACCAAAAttataaatacataaaaaatttcGAAATACTACTGCCTTGGGGAAGTAGAAAGaaccaaattaaaatttaaatgaacCTCCCGTAAATTTTATTCTTCGGCCCAACGGTTACTCATTAGGGCCTTTATTACCAAATTTGTTTGTCCAAAACATTATTTTAAGCCCAACTAGAAACGCCGGAGCATAAAACCCTGCATATAAAATGAGCTGCAAATATTAAAGCAAATTAATCAGCAGAGTAGATGCCGCCGCCCTATCTTTTCCCTCACTCCTCTATAAAAGGGAGAGAGGGAAGGGATAGAGGAAACCAGTTTACAAGGTAGCCACCACAGATCTCTTCCCCTACCTTCCCTTTAAATGGTGAGGGAAATGGTATTCCCTCTACTTTTTATCATTAGGAATGTCACATCACCACGTGAATAATAACTGGACTACGGAGGTTCTCCAAAAGAGTATTCAAAAGGCACATTTCATATCTTGTTTTCTGGTGGATCAAAGTGATTCAGAAGTTTCCTATCAATCGCATGAGGTATCTAACATATGGATCGAAAAGGTACATCATCTTACTTCATTTTTCATTTCTTCCTCATGCCTTGTCTAGGTTATCTCTATTCATTTCCTGTTGGCCAGAATGGATACACAAAGATAGCCAATTGTCATTCTACTTATTTTCTGTTGATggtattttttatatttcaccTTCTTATAGTAAGTCAATTCAGCATAGCACAAAAAGAAAAAGGAGCAGCAAATACCTTATGCAAGATGTATTGATAAATTAACTTTGCATTCCTCACTCATAATTTTCTCTCTCATTCACCAGTAAAATTTGTCAAACACGAAACGAACAAGTAAGAATGCAGTTGGTATCCAAAACATTAAGACAAACAAAGAAAATGGTGTCTTTTTTTATCCTCCAAACAGGATTTCTAAAGCATCACCAAAAGCAATCTTCTTGTGTGGGGAAAAAAGCATCAATAATCACCCAAAAACTCCATTAATTcaacacaaaaaataaaaaatccattctgaaatagATAAGGCCAAAACTTGTgaaccattttttttttttttttttttgaaaacttATGAATCAATTTCAAATAACAAAAAAggttatttaaataaatagacaGATGAATAAATTAACAGAAACAAATTAACACCTCCCGCCGCCCAAGTGGTCAGCCGGGTGATCCCCCTCCGCCTCCCTCGGCGGTGAGGCATTTATATCGAATCCAGCACCAGCTCCGCCGCCGCCGCTGGCTCCGTCATTCTGAAGCAAACAGCGGAAGCACTTCCACTCCCGCTGCTCGTCTTTTTTTGCCCCACTTCTTCCAGCAGCGACCTCTCTCCCGCAGACTGAACAAACCGAGACGTTTTCGTCTCTCTCACGTGGTGATATGATGGGCGTTTCGTTTAAATCTATGAGAAACGCCATGGGTTTAGCAACACCCACATTTGAGTTCACGTCTCCAAAACTATTACGATTCTCCATTTTCCTAATCAAAAATCCCTCAAAAGATCAAGAAAAACAAAAACTGAAAGACAACCCTTCAGTATTCAGTAAAAGATTATTAAACAACACAGAGTAAGAGCAATGACGAATTGTTTGGTGAAAAAGATGGGATTTTTAATTGTGCGGAACAATTAAGAAACGAGAGAGGTGTGCATGAGCGAGTAAAGAACAAATCTTGATTGTCCTTTTTTCTAAGAGAAGAAAGAAAAGCAAGAAACGAGAACGAGAATGGAGTGTGGGGTGATGAAATGTCATAACTACCCTTTCCAGCCGAGAGTAAAATAGTCTTTTTGCAGGGTTCCGCGAATATTTTATCGGTGCGTAAGATCTTCGTACGAAGACAATATAGGATCGGGATGACAAAATTGTCCTTGGTTTCTAGGGGTGACTTGGGGTTCTGAATTTTTCTGGATAAAAAGCAACCATTAAAGCACACAATTTAATTGACTGAtgtcaagaaaaaaaattggaagaatttatttaaattttaaattagtgAGTGAGTAGTCCTCTACTAATGTTTCTTTTTCTGAAAGTTTACCAAAgagtaattaaataaatagtaggtcttttgtgagacggtctcacgaatctttagctgtgagacggatcagtcctaccgatattcacaataaaaagtaataattttagcataaaaagtaatactttttcacggatgatccaaataagagatctgtctcacgaaATACAATCCGTAAGacagtctcacacaagtttttgccttaaatgAATGATCTCAATAAATTTCAATTGGCTTTTGGGATTTCCTTTGACTTATTTAGGTTAATGTTCTTTATATGTAAGATaaagatttaatatatttttacttttaaatatCTTTCGAATTATTGAACTTTCGAGAAATTATATTTGGgtcgagaaaaaaaaattttgaatgaaaaaaatgtttttaaagaCGAGTTGGATTATTGGTGAAATtattgattgtgaaatcaagtgtTTAAAGGTTTATTAGGTcattttaatgcaattttgACCACACTTAGGATTTGGTGGCACATTGCAAAAAAAATCCCATCAATGCACCTACCATAAACCCTCTATATTTTGTTGATTTCACCCATTTTCACACATCACAGTCATTAAGTAAAGCATTACAAATTTATAAAGAACTAAAATCCAAGTCTTTAACTGCAGAAAACCTACCATGTAGAAAATAACATATTTGTTATAAAGCCCATGGGCTTCTAATGGATCTGAAGGAGACGCCTATTTTGTCGCCTCGTGAGGCCTAAAACTTCAATGGGTCCGAAAAGCTTTTGCGTTTTAGGCCCACTTGATTGAGGGTTCAGGCTGCAGGCAGGAGAGGTTGTGGCCCGGAGTAGCAACAAACGGAGTTCAAACATATGGAAAttgaataataatataataaatttattatttattatgaaaaattgataaTTACACTTCATTTTTGGTTATTTGCACTCcatttattaataaatttgaCCCATATTTTACATATGAAGGGTAATGTAGATGTCAACTCTCCaataaatgaataaatttgACAGAGATTTTAGAAATGAAGTGTAACATATATAACACAAAATGGAGTGTAAATATCAActttctaataaaaaaaatagggagttgataaataaatgtaattatgatatttaaattatattggTAGCAGCAATAATAATagaaaaataatctttaaagTTTAAACTTTAGAATCTAAGATATTTAACAATAAGCATGTAAACACCTCATAAACCTTGATGATGCCATGGATCAAGCGAATAAAAAATGAGCTTGTACTCAAattaataagaaaatttttagatttataaataatatacttGCAATAGACATAAATTCTATATTTCATATGCATTCAACTAAATTTTTGGGTTCTGTCGCTCGTTCATATATTATAATCTTATATACCACGAGGAACAAATGTCAATATCCCCATTTGTCTTAATGATCCATCCCTTCTGCCCGCCATTTATATCGTATTTTTCGTGTTCATCTTCTCGGCTTTTTGACTTGTGATTAACTGCGAAAACAGCTCTTCTCATTCATCGCATTCTGAAGTTTGCCTTGTTTAAACATTTGTCTTTTTTGTTGAGTAAAAAATAGACAGAATCTGACATTGTTCCACAAGTCAATTCCTTATTCCAGGGCTTCGTTAGACTCATTCAAATATGGGAGACAAAAATCCAAGAATTCATGTAACAAAAACCATTTTCATAATATGCAAATTATTTCACTGGTTAACTTCTAGTTCATTCTCAAGTTTCAACAATGTTCTCAAAACAATACTTGTCTATTGTAGCAGGCACCTTCTTATTTCAAACGAAATGATCTCACCATCTTGACTAACGAATCTTTTTAAGATTCACTAGTTCAATGAAATCATTCATGTTCGCAAAAAATGAATGATTCTGTATAAATTATTTCTGTGAATCATTTTTAGTATTTCATAAGATGAATAATCTCTTCATTTCTACAAGCTTTAGCGAATGAATTGTTAGGTGGGTTGTCATAATCAGAtcatttattaaatttcatGAGTTGTCGACATGTTTTGGAAATGAAGCGAAATTTGACAAAGAAACCGGCAGCGATAGTTGGCGAAagaaacatattttttattttaacgtGTTTCCCACCTATAAATAGAACTCTTTTGTTTCTGTTTATAGCATCTCAAAATCAAGAGCTCTCAAATCTTAGTTTAATAGAGAGATCATTTGAGTGTTGAGTGTTCTCTTGTATGAGTTGGAGAAATTATTTTTCTCGATTATACTCAGGTTGggagtgtgagatatttagtatattgttgtatacacttgttgtaatatttcttctgtTATAAAAAATCAGCTgtagctccgtggacgtagcctaaaTTGGATAAACCATGTAAATATTTGTGTtcttgttaattattttattccgcaatttTTTTATCACGATCGTTATCGTTTCGGTTTAATCCCTAATAACTGATATCAGAGCCTTATTgtaaaaattcttaaaaattctGAATATGCTATGTGGTTGTAGCTTTATCTGATTTTCCACACCAggaaagatttttttttattttttgtcaaGGTTAGAGAAGTGATGGCCGGAGATGATGGATCGGGATCGGGAATCAACAAGTTCGACGGAACAGATTTTTCGTTCTGGCAGTTACAGATTAGAAATCATCTGTATAGCAAGAAGTTGCATCAACCTCTATCTAGAAAGAAGCCAGAAAATatggaggatgatgattggGAGCTCCTTGACTGAGAGGTGTTAGGTGTTATGTGTAATACGATTGACCCTAACGAAGAACATGGCACATAACGTGGCGGATGCACAAACCACGGAAGAGATTAATGTCTATTTTTTATCGGATTTGTACGAGAAGCGATCAGCAAACAACAAAGTACATCTcatgaaaaaattattcaacttgAAAATGGGAGAATGTGCTTTGGTGGCTAAACACATAAATGAGTTCAACACGATTGTTTCTTAGCTAACATCGGTTGAAAtaattttgatgatgagattcgtGCACTTATTCTTTTGACGTCTTACCAAATTTTTGGGAACCGATGCGGACAGCGGTTAGCAATTCTATTGGATAAAAAAAGCTACAATTCAATTATGTCTGAGATCAAATTATTGCTGAAGAAGTTCGCGGGATGGATTCAGGTGAAGGGACATCATCAAGATCTActctaaatctcgaaaacagAGGAAGAGGGAGGAGAGGCGAAAAGAGTTCTAACCGATTACATGGTAGATCCAAATGaagaaatggaaaagacaaaaacaaattttaaaagaatttgAAGTGCTGGATCTATGGTGAAGATGGTCAATTAAAAAAGAACTATAAATCAACAAAGAATAATGCAAATGTTGTTACTGAGGAGATATATGATGCTCTATTACTATCCATGGAAAGCCCAGTTGATTTTTGGGTTATGGACTCAGGGGCTTCGTTTCATAACAATGATAATCGTGATGTATTCAATAATTACATCACTGATGATTACAAAAAAGTTTTCTTGGCTGATGGAAAATCTTTGGAAATACTTGGTATGGGTGATGTACGGATAAAGATGTCAAATGGATCTGTCTGAAAAATCAAGACATGTACCAAAATTGACACGCAATTTGATCTCAGTGGGACAGCTTGATAATGATGGCCATAATGTGACATTTGGTGATGATTCCTGGAAAGTGAGCAAATGAGCCATGATTGTTActcgaggaaagaaaactgAAACACTTTATAGAACTTTCAGTTCCAGAGATACAATAGCAGCCGTGGATGCTGGAGCTAATTCAAGCCTATGACATTGTAGGCTTGGGCATATGAGTGAGAAAGGAATGAAAGTGATTGTATCAAACAGGAAGCTACCGgaattaaaaaccgatgaacacAAACTATGTGAAAgctttatttttggaaagcagAAAAAAATGAGTTTTTCAAAAGGCGGTAAAGAACCGAAATCAGGAAAGTTGGAGCTGGTTCATACTGATGTATGGGGACCATCTCTCGTGACATCCCTTGGAGGCTCAAGATATTATGTCACATTTATCGACGATTCGAGCCGAAAAGTTtggatttattttatgaaaaataaatatgatgTTTATGGAAGATGAGATGAATTCAATGTCATCCAACCAGACGTGGGAATTGACAGGACTTCCGCAAGGCAAAAAAAACATTACATAACATGTGGGTGTACCGGTTAAAAGAAAAACATGATGGTAGCAAGCGGTACAAGGCAAAGCTTCTTGTAAAAGGTTTTCAACAAAAAGAAAGCATTGATTACACTGAGATTTTCTCTCCAGTGGTTAAGTTAACTACAATCAGAACTGTACTCAGATTAGTGGTAAAAGAAGATTTACATATGAAGCGGTTAGATGTAAAAAGGCATTTCTTCATGGTGAcctagataaaaaaatttatatgaagtAGCCACAAGGTTTTGAAGCACGGGAAAACGAGAAAatgatatgcaaacttcagaagagattgtacggtctcaaacaagctccaagacagtggtacaagaagtttgatatATTCATGAGTAATAATAGTTTCCCGAGGTGTTAGGCTGATCATTGTTGTTATGCGAAGAAGTTTGATAGTTATTATATCATTCTACTATTATACATAGATGATATG from Primulina tabacum isolate GXHZ01 chromosome 14, ASM2559414v2, whole genome shotgun sequence includes:
- the LOC142525313 gene encoding methyl-CpG-binding domain-containing protein 9 isoform X2, with translation MENRNSFGDVNSNVGVAKPMAFLIDLNETPIISPRERDENVSVCSVCGREVAAGRSGAKKDEQREWKCFRCLLQNDGASGGGGAGAGFDINASPPREAEGDHPADHLGGGRKSRVDGRALACHSPLICPQIPNMLYLQILRRYITERKGELGEGWHVEFDFCDRRFRTSAIYVAPDGRRFKSMEDVASHLGIPLSYNKAAQKESSAFASSRNCKEPELNTQKLVFSGNGSQGDYVHDGFPIQFQDFCLLSAGNIDPRPAYHNTNQIWPVGYKCSWHDKITGSLFVCDVLDGGERGPTFKVHRFPCTTQFIPVGSAILSRTNSVPSKGNDRMGLDELATSPLVDDDDLSIITLLNEHSPPCLDNCVSVSRSNNVVYCSGQNTSSNSNLECKLPRAGNSIGELGHSGVIGEFQLEGRSTSSVWEMVSEAFMYAFHEVFKQTGAVKFFCGHDIYEMNNENLDSRDSLSRYSYWSGPINVPRLIQNESDFNTACELLLTWLKLERFGFSVDFVQEIIEQLPGVTACLEYKNLKDRKHNSSLQSVGSGFLQVEQNTNSAFRTSKRWRLQSGGMEKFLMRDSCPPGNPLSTRLPSYLIGDALQAWELAWRFLEVLGLGQSFSFQDLESELLSPWLDRCALNFELETVDTGDDVLLKKGVKVSQARAGRNTGLLLANIYGSLLKILLSELLSKVVVYACPNFDAGESKSRRGKKKDLDCSAALKKAQLDVLPVNELTWPEIARRYILSVYSMEANLDSTEIASRESGKVFHCLRGDGGILCGSLSGIAALEGDAVVLADAIMEIFGSLKCKIEIVGGTESESEDEGAQTIEAEDDAVPEWAQVLEPVRKLPTNVGARIRRCVNEALLKNPPEWAKKMLEHSISKEVYKGNASGPTKRAVISVLTKVSSEVPQQQKTEKKEKVRSKVYLTDLVNKQCRMVLRHSVATDEDRVFCNLLGRAVLNPNDADDEGLLGYPAMVSRPLDFRTIDLRLAAGAYDGSHEAFIDDVREVWRNIRTAYGDRSDLIKLAENLSQKFEELYEKEVLTLVDKVAEFQDVNGSSADAVNEREALLANVMKSSLPRAPWEEGICKVCGMDKDDDNVLLCDRCDSEYHRYCLNPPLLRIPKGNWYCPSCVSGHSRRTTCGSVTNQPRKNGDKGEFKCKFLDSLARLANLMEIKEYWEFTLEERMFFTKFLFDEALNSAMVRNHMDQCASRPGDLQNRLRSLTEELQIQKFKEETLVLNIAKTNSTVSNVVGDLKSDASSSLVNVENSSRGKTSDALNQPQYQQLVHKDSHGALISTTQLIPGHNLSGSTSDHVTEHESRELQDNVLKLGNIRNSISNLLGSIASVESEILKVSLRKDLLGRDANGRAYWVFYWPRALPWIIANGSLSSKKSYFEEFMGIPDPDNWMLYEFDSEIDRLLGWLNENNACEKELKESILQLKSNKMKDSEYAEKHILRKGESSQLIPGVKRKATSSNFLSTKAMDILEKKFGPCSVQDLDSRGSQNGQLCRCECLELVWIMKDHCPSCHQSFPTSDELRKHSVENCNSVASVTKANQTVEDFSKRKRLKNVALLETLHVTAGIHQVSTSEKQNRGSSFVECPQEPDFPLKFEEIMARFNTPNSVKDSVTEIGLINSGGVPSFIPNKCTNLSDPALRLASTRINKAGLAEISSDLRSWQPHSNNEASALEEGSGVGRMKYILMNEGVQLSTMKDNISKLGVSKSNIVHESSLRPLAGRASEVLLCLKTILLDIDAALPEDALRNSRTNQEKRRVWRTFVKSAKTIYEMVQALILLEDAIKSEYLHTDWWYWSSPSTAAKITTLSALSLRIYSLDSAISYEKPLPNGTREIVMPKVALDEDVPQKTTNLGDSSSPPRQKTPESEPTEVPRTRTRSSKRRKECNG